The Pyxidicoccus sp. MSG2 DNA segment GTCGCCGCTTCATGGTCGAGGCCCGGCTTCGCGTCATCTACGGCGACACCGATCAAATGGGTGTCGTCTACTACGCGAACTATTTCCGCTACTTCGAGTTCGCCCGAAGCGAGTACTTCCGTGCGAAGGGCGGCAGCTATTCCGAGCTGGAGCGCTCCGGCACGCAGCTGCCCGTCGCGGAGGCGAGCTGTCAGTACCGCGCCCCCGCCCGTTACGAGGACCTGATTGTCATCCGCGTCACGGTGAGCGAGTTGCGCCGCGCGTCCATCGTGTTCACCTACGAGCTTTTCCGCGAGGGCGAGCCACGCACGCTGCTGTGCACTGGCCGTACCCTGCATGCCTGCGTGGGGCGCGACGGCAAGCCCGTCCGGATGCCGGACGCCATCGTCCGACTGCTGAAACCCTCGGAGCCCGAGCCGGGCTCCTCCACTTCCACCTGAACCTTCAGGGACACTCAAGGAGCACACACATGGATCGCAACCTGGCAATGGAGGTCGTGCGCGTCACCGAGATGGCGGCCATCGCCTCCGCGCGACTGATGGGCCGCGGCAACAAGAACGAGTCCGACCAGGCCGCCGTGGACGCCATGCGCAAGGCCTTCGACGCGCTGCAGATCGACGGCACCGTCGTCATCGGCGAGGGCGAGCGCGACGAGGCACCCATGCTCTACATCGGCGAGAAGGTGGGCAAGCGGGGCGAGGGCGCTCCCGAGGTGGACATCGCCCTGGACCCGCTCGAGGGCACCAACCTGTGCGCCTACGGCCGCCCGGGCTCCATCTCCGTGGTGGCCATGGCCGGCAAGGGTGGCCTGCTCAACGCGCCCGACACGTACATGGAGAAGATTGCCGTGGGCCCCCGCGCCCGCGGCTCCATCGACCTGCGCAAGTCCCCCACGGAGAACCTCCGCAACATCGCGGAGAGGATGAAGGTCTACGTCGAGGACCTCACCGTGGTGGTGCTGGACCGCGAGCGGCACGCCGACCTCATCAAGGAGGTCCGCAGCGCGGGCGCCCGCATCCGCCTCATCGAGGACGGTGACGTGGCCGGCGCCATCGCCACCTGCTTCGACAACACCGGCGTGGAGGTGCTGATGGGCATCGGCGGCGCCCCCGAGGGCGTCATCGCCGCGGCCGCCATCCGCGCCACCGGCGGCGACATGCAGGGCCGGCTCGTCCCCCGCAACCAGGACGAAATCGAGCGCGCGAAGAAGATGGGCATCAGCGACATGTCCAAGATCTACACGGCCGAGGAGCTGGCCAAAGGCGAGGTGATGTTCGCCGCCTCCGGTGTCACCACCGGCGACTTCCTCAAGGGCGTGCGCTTCTTCGGCGGCGGCTGCGAGACGCACTCGGTGGTCATGCGCAGCAAGACGGGCACCGTTCGCTTCATCCAGTCCGTGCACAAGTTCGACAAGAAGCCGGGGTACGCTTTCTAGGCCGTTCCCTCACGCCGCTTCCCGGAGACGGAGTCACCCATGCCTGGCGCCACGCGGACCATCGTCATCAACGCTCCTGTCGAGAAGGTCTTCGACGTCATCACCCAGTACGACCGCTACCCGGAGTTCCTGCCGGAGGTGAAGGAGGTCCGCGCCGCCAACCGGCAGGGCAACACGCTGGAGCTCCACTACAAGGTCGACGTGGTGAAGACGATTCGCTACTCCATCCGCGTCACCGAGGAGCGCCCCCGCCGCATGGCATGGTCCTTCATCGAAGGTGAGATGATGAAGGACAACAAGGGCAGCTGGGTGCTGGAGCCCGAGGGCGAGGGCAAGACGCGCGCCACCTACAACGTGGAGATGGCCCTGGGCCTGCTGGTGCCCAAGGCCGTCGTCAATGCCCTGGTGGATACCTCGCTCCCCAAGATGCTGGAGGCATTCAAGCGCCGCGCCGAGGGTGCCTGAAGACACCCCAAGGTCCCCAAAGACGTCTGACGCAGGCCGTCATGCCCGTTGGGAGCAGGCGGGCAGACGGCCCCGGCGGGAAGGGGCCTTGCCGCCCCGAATGCCCCGGGTCTGCCCATGAGTTGGACCGCTTGCGGGCCAGTTCGAGGGCATTAGAATGAACATCGTCCGGGCGGTATTTCGCCATCCCTGACATTTGCGCCAGGGTCGCCCTGGCCTGGATGTCGGGTGGCGGACGAGCAACCGTGCGAGATGGCTGCGATGTACCCGTTGAGGAACCGGGGTTCTTAATTTGCATCTGAGACTGGTGGAAATGGTATTGGGGCGGGACGGCGGGCGTACATCGGGGTACGTAGGCTGAGGGAGACGGAAGACCCATGCTCGACGCCTTCATCATCGAAGAAATCAAGCGACGTGAGCGCCGCCGGGAGGACCATGAGAGGCCGGTGGTGGAGCTGCCGCTGCCCGCTCCTGATGACCGCCCCCGGCGCCGCACCGAGACCGAGGACGAGAAGCCGCAGCGGGGCGTGGTGGTCATCGACCTGCTGTCCTGATTCCAACGCGCGGCCCGGCGGCCGCGACGTGTGTCACCGAGCCCGCGGTGGGAGTCCTCCCCAGAGGACAGCCCCCCGCGGGCTTCGCGCATCCAGGGGCTGGGGAACTGGCGCCCGGCCCTTACGGGCCCGACCCCTCACACCGCGGCGAGCGCCAGCAGGTGTCTCGGGTGGTACACGTCCCAGAGGGGGCCCTTCACCGTGGACAGCGCCTCCAGCACGCCCTTGCGCCAGTCGGCTGGGAGCGCCTCCTCGCCGTGGAAGGCCCCCACCAGCGCCCCCGTAATCGCGGCGTGGGCCTCCGTGTCGCCCCCGCGGTGGACGACGTCGAGCAGCGCGGCCTCGGCGCTCGGGGCGTGGAGCAGCTCCCAGAAGGCCAGCCGGAAGGCGACGCGCACGGCGTGCAGCGGCCGGTGCAGGTGCAGTTCCGGACCGTAGAGGCACGGGTCCTCCTGGCGGGCCAGCACCAGGTCCTCTCGGAGGAGGGCGGAGGCATGCGTCACCTCCTGGACGTAGTCGCTGGCGGAGCGCCCGAGCGCCGCTCCCGCCACGAGCAGGCCGGACTCCGCGGCGACGAGGAGGTCCTCGGGCTTGAGCTCCGCGCCGCTGGTGACGGCGCGCGCCAGGGCCGCGTTGAAGGCGGCGCAGGCGAGCTGGCAGCGCGGGTCGAAGTGGGTGAGGGCGGAGTCCTCCAGCGAGGCCTGGGTGCGCGCGGCGGTGTCGCCCGCCAGGTACACGCCCAGGGGCGCGGTGCGTGCCAGGCTCCCCACCCCCGAGGGCTGACGGTAGGCGCGCAGCCACACGCGGCGGCCGGCGCCCAGCGGCAGGCCCTGCTGGCATTCCTCCAGCACTTCCTTCATCGGCTCGCTGACGTCGAAGGCGTGGGGCTGCCAGGCGCGGTAGCGGCGGAGCGCGTCCGCGGCGTCATAGCGCCTCAAGTCCCTGAGGCTGTGTCCGAGGCAGGCCGCCAGCTGCACCTCCTCTGTCACCTGGCCCTTGCGCAGCTCGTGTGGCCCCCCGCCCATCAGCTTGAGGTAGGGGCCCTCGGCGGGCGTGGGGAAGGACACCGCCATGAGGGGGCGGTGCGCGGTGGGCACGGAGAGGGCGTTGCCCACGGCCAGGCCCAGCAGCGCTCCCCGGCGTCGCTGGGCAAGGAGGGGGTCAGGCCCCTTGGGGGCATTGCGGCGGTTGGGCGGCATTCGACGGGTGGACACTGTAGCAGTGCCGGATGCGAGCATGCTTGCCCGCTCCGGGGCCCTCTTCTAGAAACGCTCGCCTATGACCGAGATTGCTCAGATTCTTGCGCGTGAAGTGCTCGACTCCCGTGGCAACCCCACCGTGGAGGCCGAGGTCCACCTGACGGGCGGCTCGCGCGGCCGCGCGGCGGTGCCCTCCGGGGCGTCCACCGGCGAGCACGAAGCCATTGAACTGCGTGACGGCGACAAGGGCCGCTACCTGGGCAAGGGCGT contains these protein-coding regions:
- a CDS encoding acyl-CoA thioesterase; amino-acid sequence: MVEARLRVIYGDTDQMGVVYYANYFRYFEFARSEYFRAKGGSYSELERSGTQLPVAEASCQYRAPARYEDLIVIRVTVSELRRASIVFTYELFREGEPRTLLCTGRTLHACVGRDGKPVRMPDAIVRLLKPSEPEPGSSTST
- the glpX gene encoding class II fructose-bisphosphatase is translated as MDRNLAMEVVRVTEMAAIASARLMGRGNKNESDQAAVDAMRKAFDALQIDGTVVIGEGERDEAPMLYIGEKVGKRGEGAPEVDIALDPLEGTNLCAYGRPGSISVVAMAGKGGLLNAPDTYMEKIAVGPRARGSIDLRKSPTENLRNIAERMKVYVEDLTVVVLDRERHADLIKEVRSAGARIRLIEDGDVAGAIATCFDNTGVEVLMGIGGAPEGVIAAAAIRATGGDMQGRLVPRNQDEIERAKKMGISDMSKIYTAEELAKGEVMFAASGVTTGDFLKGVRFFGGGCETHSVVMRSKTGTVRFIQSVHKFDKKPGYAF
- a CDS encoding type II toxin-antitoxin system RatA family toxin: MPGATRTIVINAPVEKVFDVITQYDRYPEFLPEVKEVRAANRQGNTLELHYKVDVVKTIRYSIRVTEERPRRMAWSFIEGEMMKDNKGSWVLEPEGEGKTRATYNVEMALGLLVPKAVVNALVDTSLPKMLEAFKRRAEGA
- a CDS encoding ADP-ribosylglycohydrolase family protein, coding for MPPNRRNAPKGPDPLLAQRRRGALLGLAVGNALSVPTAHRPLMAVSFPTPAEGPYLKLMGGGPHELRKGQVTEEVQLAACLGHSLRDLRRYDAADALRRYRAWQPHAFDVSEPMKEVLEECQQGLPLGAGRRVWLRAYRQPSGVGSLARTAPLGVYLAGDTAARTQASLEDSALTHFDPRCQLACAAFNAALARAVTSGAELKPEDLLVAAESGLLVAGAALGRSASDYVQEVTHASALLREDLVLARQEDPCLYGPELHLHRPLHAVRVAFRLAFWELLHAPSAEAALLDVVHRGGDTEAHAAITGALVGAFHGEEALPADWRKGVLEALSTVKGPLWDVYHPRHLLALAAV